In a single window of the Chionomys nivalis chromosome 11, mChiNiv1.1, whole genome shotgun sequence genome:
- the Rnf19b gene encoding E3 ubiquitin-protein ligase RNF19B isoform X3, protein MGSEKDSESPRSTSLHAAAPDPKCRSGGRRRRLTFHSVFSASARGRRARTKPQAEPPPPAAPPPPAPAPVEAQAPPMEALPAEPAVEAEAEAAAAGPEEDEATEGGGAEEVECPLCLVRLPPERAPRLLSCPHRSCRDCLRHYLRLEISESRVPISCPECSERLNPHDIRLLLADPPLMHKYEEFMLRRYLASDPDCRWCPAPDCGYAVIAYGCASCPKLTCEREGCQTEFCYHCKQIWHPNQTCDMARQQRAQTLRVRTKHTSGLSYGQESGPADDIKPCPRCSAYIIKMNDGSCNHMTCAVCGCEFCWLCMKEISDLHYLSPSGCTFWGKKPWSRKKKILWQLGTLIGAPVGISLIAGIAIPAMVIGIPVYVGRKIHSRYEGRKTSKHKRNLAITGGVTLSVIASPVIAAVSVGIGVPIMLAYVYGVVPISLCRGGGCGVSTANGKGVKIEFDEDDGPITVADAWRALKNPSIGESSIEGLTSVLSTSGSPTDGLSVMQGPYSETASFAALSGGTLSGGILSSGKGKYSRECNNMEIQVDIEAKPSHYQLVSGSSTEDSLHVHAQMAENEEGNGGGAGGGSGGSEEDPPCKHQSCEQKDCLAGKAWDISLAQPESIRSDLESSDTQSDDVPDITSDECGSPRSHAAACPSTPRAHGAPSPSAHRNLTAPAEGQTVLKPEDYEVE, encoded by the exons ATGGGCTCCGAGAAAGACTCCGAGTCGCCGCGCTCCACCTCGCTCCATGCGGCCGCCCCCGACCCGAAGTGCCGCAGCGGCGGCCGGCGCCGGCGCCTCACCTTCCACAGTGTCTTCTCAGCCTCGGCCCGCGGTCGCCGCGCCCGGACCAAACCGCAGGCCGAGCCGCCGCCCCCGGCCGCGCCGCCGCCTCCCGCCCCGGCTCCGGTCGAGGCCCAGGCCCCGCCGATGGAGGCTCTGCCCGCCGAGCCCGCTGTCGAGGCTGAAGCGGAGGCCGCGGCGGCGGGGCCGGAGGAGGACGAGGCGACCGAGGGCGGCGGCGCCGAGGAGGTGGAGTGCCCGCTGTGCCTGGTGCGCCTGCCGCCCGAGCGGGCCCCGCGCCTCCTCAGCTGCCCGCACCGCTCGTGCCGGGACTGCCTCCGCCACTACCTGCGCCTGGAGATCAGCGAGAGCCGCGTGCCCATCAGCTGCCCCGAGTGCAGCGAGCGGCTCAACCCGCACGACATCCGCCTGCTGCTGGCCGACCCGCCGCTCATGCACAAGTACGAAGAGTTCATGCTCCGCCGGTACCTGGCCTCGGACCCCGACTGCCGCTGGTGTCCTGCCCCTGACTGCGG TTATGCTGTTATTGCCTATGGCTGTGCCAGCTGCCCAAAACTAACCTGCGAGAGGGAAGGCTGCCAGACTGAGTTCTGCTACCACTGTAAGCAGATATGGCATCCAAACCAGACCTGCGATATGGCCCGTCAGCAGAGGGCTCAGACTTTACGAGTTCGGACCAAGCACACTTCAGGTCTCAGCTATGGGCAAGAGTCTGGACCAG CAGATGACATCAAGCCATGCCCACGATGTAGTGCTTACATTATCAAAATGAATGATGGAAGCTGTAATCACATGACCTGTGCAGTGTGTGGCTGTGAGTTCTGCTGGCTCTGCATGAAAGAGATCTCCGACTTGCATTACCTCAG CCCCTCTGGTTGTACATTCTGGGgcaagaagccatggagccggaAGAAGAAGATTCTTTGGCAATTGGGCACATTGATCGGTGCTCCCGTAGGGATCTCACTCATTGCTGGCATTGCAATTCCTGCCATGGTCATTGGCATTCCTGTTTACGTTGGGAGGAAG aTTCATAGCAGATATGAGGGAAGGAAAACCTCCAAACACAAGAGGAATTTGGCCATCACAGGAGGAGTGACCTTGTCAGTCATTGCATCCCCAGTGATTGCTGCTGTTAGCGTTG GTATTGGTGTCCCCATTATGCTGGCATATGTTTATGGGGTTGTACCCATTTCTCTCTGTCGTGGAGGTGGCTGTGGAGTTAGCACAGCCAATGGAAAGGGGGTGAAAATTGAGTTTGATGAAGATGATGGTCCAATCACAG TGGCAGATGCCTGGCGGGCCCTCAAGAACCCCAGCATTGGAGAGAGCAGTATTGAAGGCCTGACTAGTGTGCTGAGCACCAGTGGGAGCCCTACAGATGGACTCAGTGTTATGCAAGGCCCTTATAGTGAAACAGCCAGCTTTGCTGCTCTTTCCGGAGGCACCCTGAGTGGCGGTATTCTCTCCAGTGGCAAGGGAAAATACAGCAG AGAGTGCAACAATATGGAAATCCAAGTGGACATTGAAGCCAAACCAAGTCACTATCAGCTGGTGAGTGGGAGCAGCACAGAGGACTCGCTCCATGTCCATGCTCAGATGGCAGAGAATGAAGAGggtaatggtggtggtgctggcggtggcagtggtggcagtgAAGAGGATCCCCCTTGCAAACACCAAAGCTGTGAACAGAAAGACTGCCTGGCTGGCAAGGCTTGGGACATCAGCCTGGCCCAGCCTGAAAGCATCCGCAGTGACCTAGAGAGCTCTGACACACAGTCGGATGATGTGCCAGACATCACTTCAGATGAGTGCGGCTCCCCCCGTTCCCATGCTGCAGCCTGCCCCTCGACCCCCAGAGCCCATGGTGCACCAAGCCCAAGTGCCCACAGGAACCTCACTGCTCCAGCGGAGGGCCAGACTGTTCTGAAGCCAGAAGACTATGAAGTGGAATGA
- the Rnf19b gene encoding E3 ubiquitin-protein ligase RNF19B isoform X1 has protein sequence MGSEKDSESPRSTSLHAAAPDPKCRSGGRRRRLTFHSVFSASARGRRARTKPQAEPPPPAAPPPPAPAPVEAQAPPMEALPAEPAVEAEAEAAAAGPEEDEATEGGGAEEVECPLCLVRLPPERAPRLLSCPHRSCRDCLRHYLRLEISESRVPISCPECSERLNPHDIRLLLADPPLMHKYEEFMLRRYLASDPDCRWCPAPDCGYAVIAYGCASCPKLTCEREGCQTEFCYHCKQIWHPNQTCDMARQQRAQTLRVRTKHTSGLSYGQESGPADDIKPCPRCSAYIIKMNDGSCNHMTCAVCGCEFCWLCMKEISDLHYLSPSGCTFWGKKPWSRKKKILWQLGTLIGAPVGISLIAGIAIPAMVIGIPVYVGRKIHSRYEGRKTSKHKRNLAITGGVTLSVIASPVIAAVSVGIGVPIMLAYVYGVVPISLCRGGGCGVSTANGKGVKIEFDEDDGPITVADAWRALKNPSIGESSIEGLTSVLSTSGSPTDGLSVMQGPYSETASFAALSGGTLSGGILSSGKGKYSRLEVQADVQKEIFPKDTASLGAISDNASTRAMAGSIISSYNPQDRECNNMEIQVDIEAKPSHYQLVSGSSTEDSLHVHAQMAENEEGNGGGAGGGSGGSEEDPPCKHQSCEQKDCLAGKAWDISLAQPESIRSDLESSDTQSDDVPDITSDECGSPRSHAAACPSTPRAHGAPSPSAHRNLTAPAEGQTVLKPEDYEVE, from the exons ATGGGCTCCGAGAAAGACTCCGAGTCGCCGCGCTCCACCTCGCTCCATGCGGCCGCCCCCGACCCGAAGTGCCGCAGCGGCGGCCGGCGCCGGCGCCTCACCTTCCACAGTGTCTTCTCAGCCTCGGCCCGCGGTCGCCGCGCCCGGACCAAACCGCAGGCCGAGCCGCCGCCCCCGGCCGCGCCGCCGCCTCCCGCCCCGGCTCCGGTCGAGGCCCAGGCCCCGCCGATGGAGGCTCTGCCCGCCGAGCCCGCTGTCGAGGCTGAAGCGGAGGCCGCGGCGGCGGGGCCGGAGGAGGACGAGGCGACCGAGGGCGGCGGCGCCGAGGAGGTGGAGTGCCCGCTGTGCCTGGTGCGCCTGCCGCCCGAGCGGGCCCCGCGCCTCCTCAGCTGCCCGCACCGCTCGTGCCGGGACTGCCTCCGCCACTACCTGCGCCTGGAGATCAGCGAGAGCCGCGTGCCCATCAGCTGCCCCGAGTGCAGCGAGCGGCTCAACCCGCACGACATCCGCCTGCTGCTGGCCGACCCGCCGCTCATGCACAAGTACGAAGAGTTCATGCTCCGCCGGTACCTGGCCTCGGACCCCGACTGCCGCTGGTGTCCTGCCCCTGACTGCGG TTATGCTGTTATTGCCTATGGCTGTGCCAGCTGCCCAAAACTAACCTGCGAGAGGGAAGGCTGCCAGACTGAGTTCTGCTACCACTGTAAGCAGATATGGCATCCAAACCAGACCTGCGATATGGCCCGTCAGCAGAGGGCTCAGACTTTACGAGTTCGGACCAAGCACACTTCAGGTCTCAGCTATGGGCAAGAGTCTGGACCAG CAGATGACATCAAGCCATGCCCACGATGTAGTGCTTACATTATCAAAATGAATGATGGAAGCTGTAATCACATGACCTGTGCAGTGTGTGGCTGTGAGTTCTGCTGGCTCTGCATGAAAGAGATCTCCGACTTGCATTACCTCAG CCCCTCTGGTTGTACATTCTGGGgcaagaagccatggagccggaAGAAGAAGATTCTTTGGCAATTGGGCACATTGATCGGTGCTCCCGTAGGGATCTCACTCATTGCTGGCATTGCAATTCCTGCCATGGTCATTGGCATTCCTGTTTACGTTGGGAGGAAG aTTCATAGCAGATATGAGGGAAGGAAAACCTCCAAACACAAGAGGAATTTGGCCATCACAGGAGGAGTGACCTTGTCAGTCATTGCATCCCCAGTGATTGCTGCTGTTAGCGTTG GTATTGGTGTCCCCATTATGCTGGCATATGTTTATGGGGTTGTACCCATTTCTCTCTGTCGTGGAGGTGGCTGTGGAGTTAGCACAGCCAATGGAAAGGGGGTGAAAATTGAGTTTGATGAAGATGATGGTCCAATCACAG TGGCAGATGCCTGGCGGGCCCTCAAGAACCCCAGCATTGGAGAGAGCAGTATTGAAGGCCTGACTAGTGTGCTGAGCACCAGTGGGAGCCCTACAGATGGACTCAGTGTTATGCAAGGCCCTTATAGTGAAACAGCCAGCTTTGCTGCTCTTTCCGGAGGCACCCTGAGTGGCGGTATTCTCTCCAGTGGCAAGGGAAAATACAGCAG GTTAGAAGTCCAAGCCGATGTCCAAAAGGAAATTTTCCCCAAAGACACAGCCAGTCTTGGTGCAATTAGTGACAACGCAAGCACTCGTGCTATGGCCGGTTCCATAATCAGTTCCTACAACCCACAGGACAG AGAGTGCAACAATATGGAAATCCAAGTGGACATTGAAGCCAAACCAAGTCACTATCAGCTGGTGAGTGGGAGCAGCACAGAGGACTCGCTCCATGTCCATGCTCAGATGGCAGAGAATGAAGAGggtaatggtggtggtgctggcggtggcagtggtggcagtgAAGAGGATCCCCCTTGCAAACACCAAAGCTGTGAACAGAAAGACTGCCTGGCTGGCAAGGCTTGGGACATCAGCCTGGCCCAGCCTGAAAGCATCCGCAGTGACCTAGAGAGCTCTGACACACAGTCGGATGATGTGCCAGACATCACTTCAGATGAGTGCGGCTCCCCCCGTTCCCATGCTGCAGCCTGCCCCTCGACCCCCAGAGCCCATGGTGCACCAAGCCCAAGTGCCCACAGGAACCTCACTGCTCCAGCGGAGGGCCAGACTGTTCTGAAGCCAGAAGACTATGAAGTGGAATGA
- the Rnf19b gene encoding E3 ubiquitin-protein ligase RNF19B isoform X2: protein MGSEKDSESPRSTSLHAAAPDPKCRSGGRRRRLTFHSVFSASARGRRARTKPQAEPPPPAAPPPPAPAPVEAQAPPMEALPAEPAVEAEAEAAAAGPEEDEATEGGGAEEVECPLCLVRLPPERAPRLLSCPHRSCRDCLRHYLRLEISESRVPISCPECSERLNPHDIRLLLADPPLMHKYEEFMLRRYLASDPDCRWCPAPDCGYAVIAYGCASCPKLTCEREGCQTEFCYHCKQIWHPNQTCDMARQQRAQTLRVRTKHTSGLSYGQESGPDDIKPCPRCSAYIIKMNDGSCNHMTCAVCGCEFCWLCMKEISDLHYLSPSGCTFWGKKPWSRKKKILWQLGTLIGAPVGISLIAGIAIPAMVIGIPVYVGRKIHSRYEGRKTSKHKRNLAITGGVTLSVIASPVIAAVSVGIGVPIMLAYVYGVVPISLCRGGGCGVSTANGKGVKIEFDEDDGPITVADAWRALKNPSIGESSIEGLTSVLSTSGSPTDGLSVMQGPYSETASFAALSGGTLSGGILSSGKGKYSRLEVQADVQKEIFPKDTASLGAISDNASTRAMAGSIISSYNPQDRECNNMEIQVDIEAKPSHYQLVSGSSTEDSLHVHAQMAENEEGNGGGAGGGSGGSEEDPPCKHQSCEQKDCLAGKAWDISLAQPESIRSDLESSDTQSDDVPDITSDECGSPRSHAAACPSTPRAHGAPSPSAHRNLTAPAEGQTVLKPEDYEVE, encoded by the exons ATGGGCTCCGAGAAAGACTCCGAGTCGCCGCGCTCCACCTCGCTCCATGCGGCCGCCCCCGACCCGAAGTGCCGCAGCGGCGGCCGGCGCCGGCGCCTCACCTTCCACAGTGTCTTCTCAGCCTCGGCCCGCGGTCGCCGCGCCCGGACCAAACCGCAGGCCGAGCCGCCGCCCCCGGCCGCGCCGCCGCCTCCCGCCCCGGCTCCGGTCGAGGCCCAGGCCCCGCCGATGGAGGCTCTGCCCGCCGAGCCCGCTGTCGAGGCTGAAGCGGAGGCCGCGGCGGCGGGGCCGGAGGAGGACGAGGCGACCGAGGGCGGCGGCGCCGAGGAGGTGGAGTGCCCGCTGTGCCTGGTGCGCCTGCCGCCCGAGCGGGCCCCGCGCCTCCTCAGCTGCCCGCACCGCTCGTGCCGGGACTGCCTCCGCCACTACCTGCGCCTGGAGATCAGCGAGAGCCGCGTGCCCATCAGCTGCCCCGAGTGCAGCGAGCGGCTCAACCCGCACGACATCCGCCTGCTGCTGGCCGACCCGCCGCTCATGCACAAGTACGAAGAGTTCATGCTCCGCCGGTACCTGGCCTCGGACCCCGACTGCCGCTGGTGTCCTGCCCCTGACTGCGG TTATGCTGTTATTGCCTATGGCTGTGCCAGCTGCCCAAAACTAACCTGCGAGAGGGAAGGCTGCCAGACTGAGTTCTGCTACCACTGTAAGCAGATATGGCATCCAAACCAGACCTGCGATATGGCCCGTCAGCAGAGGGCTCAGACTTTACGAGTTCGGACCAAGCACACTTCAGGTCTCAGCTATGGGCAAGAGTCTGGACCAG ATGACATCAAGCCATGCCCACGATGTAGTGCTTACATTATCAAAATGAATGATGGAAGCTGTAATCACATGACCTGTGCAGTGTGTGGCTGTGAGTTCTGCTGGCTCTGCATGAAAGAGATCTCCGACTTGCATTACCTCAG CCCCTCTGGTTGTACATTCTGGGgcaagaagccatggagccggaAGAAGAAGATTCTTTGGCAATTGGGCACATTGATCGGTGCTCCCGTAGGGATCTCACTCATTGCTGGCATTGCAATTCCTGCCATGGTCATTGGCATTCCTGTTTACGTTGGGAGGAAG aTTCATAGCAGATATGAGGGAAGGAAAACCTCCAAACACAAGAGGAATTTGGCCATCACAGGAGGAGTGACCTTGTCAGTCATTGCATCCCCAGTGATTGCTGCTGTTAGCGTTG GTATTGGTGTCCCCATTATGCTGGCATATGTTTATGGGGTTGTACCCATTTCTCTCTGTCGTGGAGGTGGCTGTGGAGTTAGCACAGCCAATGGAAAGGGGGTGAAAATTGAGTTTGATGAAGATGATGGTCCAATCACAG TGGCAGATGCCTGGCGGGCCCTCAAGAACCCCAGCATTGGAGAGAGCAGTATTGAAGGCCTGACTAGTGTGCTGAGCACCAGTGGGAGCCCTACAGATGGACTCAGTGTTATGCAAGGCCCTTATAGTGAAACAGCCAGCTTTGCTGCTCTTTCCGGAGGCACCCTGAGTGGCGGTATTCTCTCCAGTGGCAAGGGAAAATACAGCAG GTTAGAAGTCCAAGCCGATGTCCAAAAGGAAATTTTCCCCAAAGACACAGCCAGTCTTGGTGCAATTAGTGACAACGCAAGCACTCGTGCTATGGCCGGTTCCATAATCAGTTCCTACAACCCACAGGACAG AGAGTGCAACAATATGGAAATCCAAGTGGACATTGAAGCCAAACCAAGTCACTATCAGCTGGTGAGTGGGAGCAGCACAGAGGACTCGCTCCATGTCCATGCTCAGATGGCAGAGAATGAAGAGggtaatggtggtggtgctggcggtggcagtggtggcagtgAAGAGGATCCCCCTTGCAAACACCAAAGCTGTGAACAGAAAGACTGCCTGGCTGGCAAGGCTTGGGACATCAGCCTGGCCCAGCCTGAAAGCATCCGCAGTGACCTAGAGAGCTCTGACACACAGTCGGATGATGTGCCAGACATCACTTCAGATGAGTGCGGCTCCCCCCGTTCCCATGCTGCAGCCTGCCCCTCGACCCCCAGAGCCCATGGTGCACCAAGCCCAAGTGCCCACAGGAACCTCACTGCTCCAGCGGAGGGCCAGACTGTTCTGAAGCCAGAAGACTATGAAGTGGAATGA